Sequence from the Burkholderia stabilis genome:
CCGTCTGCGTATAGCGTACCGGCCTGGCCGGCAGCGAATTCGATGCCATCTTGGATTTCCTCAGTTCAGCGAACAGCCGCGCCGGCCATGCGTCCGACGCTTGTCAAGGGCGCCATGCTACCGCAACCTTTTGACACGCGCGGACTCTGAGGACAGGCATGTCAGCGGGCTGCCCGCTTCCTGCCATGTTCCCGATCGGTCACCGAATGCGCGATCGTTGACACCTCGAAAAAGGCGTTTTGGTAAGATTGGCGCGGGTTCCGGCCCCGTCGACGCGTTCCCCCAGCCGTCGCACAACCGCTTTTTCCATGCAACGAAACGACCTGATTGCCTGTCACGAGTGCGACGCACTGTTGCACAAACCGCGTCTCAGCGGCCGCGAAATCGCGCGCTGTCCGCGCTGCGACGCGCTGCTCTATCGCAACAGCGCCGCGCAGATCGAGCGGATCTGCGCGCTCGCGCTCGCGGCGCTGATCACGTTCGTGATCGCGCAAGCGTTCCCGATCCTCGAAATGGACGTGAACGGCAACCGCGTGCAGACGACGCTGATCGGCGCGATCGACTCGCTGTGGCGCCAGGACATGGCGATCGTCGGCGTGATGGTGTTCTGCTCGACCGTCCTGTTCCCGCTCATCGAGATGTCCGCGCTGCTGTACCTGCTGCTGCCGATCCGTCGCGGCGTCGTGCCGCCCGGCTTCAACCTGGTGCTGCGCGCGATCGAGCTGGTGCGCCCGTGGGGCATGATCGAGGTGTTCATGCTCGGCATTCTCGTGACGATCGTGAAGATGGTGAGCCTCGCACGTGTCGTGCCCGAGGCCGCGCTGTTCGCGTTCGCCGCGCTCACGCTGATGATCGCCGTCGTGCTGATGTTCGACCCGCGCACGCTGTGGGACATCGCCGACGACCTGCGCGCCGGCCGCGCGCCGGAACAGCCCGACGATGCCGCGCCGCTGCCGGAGGCCGCCCGCCGATGACGATCCCGACCGCCGCCCGCGAGGGTTATGCCAGTTGCCACATGTGCGGGCTCGTGCAGACGCTCGACCAGCCGCACGCGCACTGCGCGCGCTGCGGCGCCGCGCTCCATTTCCGCACGCCGAACAGCCTGATGCGCACGTGGGCGCTGCTGCTCGCCGCCGCAATCCTCTACATTCCGGCGAACCTGCTGCCGATCATGCGCACCGCGTCGATCGTCGGCTCGCAGGAAGACACGATCATGAGCGGCGTCATCTATTTCTGGATATCGGGCGACTGGCCGCTCGCCGTCGTCGTGTTCGTCGCGAGCATCCTCGTGCCGATGCTCAAGCTCGGCGTGCTGCTGATCCTCGTGATCAGCGCGCAGCGACGCACCGCGTGGCGGCCGCTGCAGCGCACGCGCCTGTTCCGGATCGTCGAGCGCATCGGCCGCTGGTCGATGCTCGACATCTTCGTCGTGACGCTGACCGTCGCGCTCGTCCATTTCCGTTCGCTCGCCGTCATCACGGCCGGCCCCGGCGCGCTCGCGTTCGGCTCGGTCGTGATCCTGACGATGCTCGCGTCGATGCAGTTCGATCCCCGCCTGATCTGGGATCCAGTCGAAACCTCAGGGAATCACCATGAATAGTCCGCAAGGCCCGCAGCACGACGCGTCCCGGCCGCCCGACCCGACGATCTCGACGAAAAGCGGCTGGCTGCCGTCGCTCGTCTGGCTCGTGCCGCTGATCGCGGCGCTGATCGGCATCGGCCTCGTGATCAAGTCCGTGCGCGAGCGCGGCCCGGAAATCACGCTCAGCTTCCACAGCGCCGAAGGGCTCGAGCCCGGCAAGACCCAGGTCAAGTACAAGGACGTCGAGATCGGCATGGTCAAGACGATCAAGCTGTCGAAAGACCTGTCGCGCGTGCTCGTCCAGGTGCAGCTCAAGAAGGAGGCGGAGGACTTCGCGGTCAAGGGCTCGCGCTTCTGGATCGTGCGGCCGCGCGTCGGCGCGACCGGCGTGTCGGGGCTCGGCACGCTGCTCTCGGGCGCGTACATCGGCGTCGACGCCGGGCGCTCGCAGGATACGCTGACCGAGTTCACCGGCCTCGAGACGCCGCCCGCCGTCACCGGCGACCAGAAAGGCACGCAATACGTGCTGCGCGGCGATTCGCTCGGCTCGGTCGACATCGGCTCGCCCGTCTACTACCGCCGCGTGCAGGTCGGCCAGGTGGTCGGCTTCTCGCTCGACAAGGACGGCACGGGCGTCACGTTCAACGTGTTCGTCAATGCGCCGTACGACCAGTACGTCGGCGTGAACTCGCGCTGGTGGCAGGCAAGCGGCGTCGACCTGCGGCTCGATTCGAGCGGCCTGAAGCTGAACACGCAGTCGCTCGCGACGGTGATCCTCGGCGGCATCGCGTTCCAGACGCCGCCGAACCAGGGTAGCGGCACGACGGCGCCGAACAACACGACGTTCCGCCTCTCGTCCGACGAGGGCGACGCGATGCGCGATCCGGACGGCCAGCCGCTGCAGGTCGTGATGAACTTCAACCAGTCGCTGCGCGGGCTCGCGGTCGGCGCGACGGTCGACTTCCGCGGCATCGTGCTCGGCGAAGTGACGAACATCGGCATCGATTTCGATCCGAAAACGAAGAACTTCCTGATGCCGGTGACGATGAACGTGTATCCGGAGCGCCTCGGCCGCCGCTTCCGCGAGACGATCGAGAGCAAGGGCGAACCGGCCCGCCGCGAGATCGTCGAGCGGCTCGTCCAGCACGGGCTGCGCGGCCAGTTGCGCACCGGCAACCTGCTGACGAGCCAGTTGTACGTCGCGCTCGACTTCTTCCCGAAGGCACCGGCCGCGAAGATCGACACGACGCGTCAGCCGCTTGAGTTGCCGACCGTGCCGAACACGCTCGACGAGCTGCAGCTGCAGGTCGCCGACATCGCGAAGAAGCTCGACAAGGTGCCGTTCGACCAGATCGGCGCGAACCTGAACAGCGCGCTGTCGAACGCCGACAAGCTGTTCAAGCAGCTCGACACGCAGGTTGCGCCGGAAGCGCGCGACACGCTGTCGGCCGCGAAGCAGACCTTCTCGACCGCCGAAGCGACGCTGCAGCAGGATTCGCCGCTGCAGTCCGACGTGCGCGGCGCGCTGAAGGAACTCACGCGCACGCTGCAGTCGCTGAACGCGCTCGCCGACTATCTGGAGCGCCACCCCGAATCGCTGCTCAAGGGCAAGCCAGGAGATCAACAATGACGACACGCGTGAACGGTTTCGCGAGCGGCGCGGCGGCGGCCTTCGCCGCACTCGCGCTCGCCGCGTGCAGCTCGCCGCCCGCGCGGTTCTACACGCTCAGCCCGGCCGACGCCGCGGCTCCGGTGCGCACCGCGCCGGCCAACCCGGCGTTCCTGATCGAAGTGCCGTCGGTCGGCGTGCCCGAACAGATCGCGAAGAACCAGCTGGTCGTGCAGAAGAACGCCGCGCAGGTCGACGTGCTCGAACAGGAGCGCTGGGCGTCGATGCCCGCCGACGAGATCCGCCGCGCGCTGTCGGACGATCTCGCCGCGCAGCTCGGCACGATCGACGTCGCGAATTCCGCGTATCCGCCCGGCGTACCCGTCTATCGCGTCAGCATGAACGTGCAGCGCTTCGAGTCGTGGCCGGGCAAGCGCGCGGCGATCGACGCGGTGTGGAGCGTGCGCGCGGTCGGCTCGCAAGCCGTGATGACCTGCCGCACGAGCGTCGCGGAGCCAGTCGCCGATGGCTACGACGCGCTCGTCGCCGGCCACCGGCGTGCGCTCGACGTGATCGCGACGCAAGCCGCGGCCGGCGTGCGCGCGATGGCTGCGCGTCGCGGCGCAACAGCGGCGGCCGCGTCCGCCGCCGGCAGCAAGACGGCCGCAACGCCTGTCGTGCCGTGCCCGGCCAACCCGACGCCGGGCGGCAACGCCGGCGCGACGGGCAAGTCCGGCGCATGAGCATGCAGCGCGCAGGCGGGCGCTCGACACGCCCGGCTGCGCGGCGCCGTCCGGCCCGGCGGGTCCGGTAGCGGTAGCCGGTAGCCGCGGCCTGCGTTCCGCCGCCTTCATCGGCCGAACGGCAAGTTTGCATTGTTTGTCAAAGTCGGCCGGAACCGGCGTCATGCAACGCGGTCGGCTTGCGTTTTCCGGCCCGATTGACGATCCTACGCACTTTCAGGCTCGCGCCGTTCGTCGTGCGCATCAGCCAGCGGCGCCGGGCCGCGTTCGGCCCGACCGCCGTGCCTCCCGGCGCCCGCACGCGATCGGCGTGCACCGCAGCGGGGCAGCCGCATCGCGGGTCGCCGCGCTTACGTCCGAACCGGCCCCGTCTCACCCGTTCTCCCCGGCGCCGTGCCGTTGTCCCGGCCGGCATCCCGAACCCGCCCGCCCAGGGCTTTCGCTATTCCGTTTATGTTTCGTTCCCTGACGACCCTGATCAAGAAGTGGCGCGCGTCGCGCAATGCCGGTCACCAGCTCGATGCGCTGCTCGCGCACGCCGACGCCGATGCGTCTTACGCCGAGCGCAGCGAATGGCTGATCGAGCTCGCGCACTGGCTGCGCCGCAACGGCACGATGCAGGACGCGCCGGCCGATCGCGACGCCGATGCGCGCGCGTATCCGGCCCATGCGCGGCTGCGCTACCTGTTCCACGTGCTCGACCGCAACCCCGCATGGAAATCGCATGCCGGGCGCATCCTGCGCGGCGTCCTGCGCGAGTGCGACGGCATCTCGCTGCTGTGCGACGCCGGCATGCCCGTGCATTCCGGCTTCTTCGGCGCGCTGTTCGAGCGGATCGACTCGTCGCTGATCCCGCCGGCGCCGAACCGCCGCGAGCTGTCGGCGCTGTTCACGCTGATGTTCCCGACGCCCGCGGATGCGCAATGGATCGACGCGCTGCCCAACGACCTGCTCGCACGCCTTGCCGACCTGATCTCGTTCGACGTCACCGAAGAGGAACGCCACGAGCCCGGCTCGTTCTCGCGCGACCTGCTGGCCGCGCTGCACAACCTCACCTGCCAGATCAGTTCGACCGGCCTGTCGCAGACGGTGCGCAACCGCCTGTCCGACGACGACGCGCGCAAGCCGCTCGAAACGCAGCCGTTCTACCGCCTCACGCGCGCGATGCTCGCGGTCGAGACCGCGCACGCGGCCGTCGAGGACGGCGGCGACCCGAGCAAGCTGCTGCACGAGGTGAACTACCTGCGCGTGCTGCTCGACGAATGCCGGATCGCCGTCGACGAGGTATTCGCGCACCTGTACCGCAACGGCGTGTCGGTCGACATCGTGTTCCAGGTCGAGCGGATGCGCATGCGCATCCTGCGCGCCGAAATGCTGCTGAACGCGTGGATGGCGCGCGACGACCTGCACGGGATGGCGCACCTCACCGCCGAGCTCATCGACGCGAACCAGAACAGCCAGAGCGTCACGCACCTCGTGCGCAGCAATTTCTCGCTGTTCGCGCGCAAGCTCGTCGAGACCAACGCGGACACCGGCGAGCACTACATTTCGCGCGGCCGTGCCGAGTACCTGAAGATGCTGCGGATGGCCGCGGGCGGCGGCCTCGTCACCGTCGTGACCGTGTGCGTGAAGTTCGCGATCACGGGCGCGCACCTGCAGTCGATGCTCGAAGGGCTGCTCGCGGGCATCAACTACGCGGCCAGCTTCATGCTGATGCACTTCCTGCACTTCACGCTCGCGACCAAGCAGCCGGCGATGACCGCGCCGACGCTCGCACGCGAACTCGACGACACCGGTCACGAGGAAGGCGTGAAGGCGTTCGTGTCGTCGGTGATCGCGCTGATCCGCACGCAGGCCGCCGCGATTTCCGGCAACGTGCTCGTCGTGCTGCCCGTGTGCCTGCTCGTGCAATTGTTCGCGGGCGGCGTGCTGCATGCGAACCTGATCTCGCCGGAGAAGGCGCACGCGACGCTGCACTCGTTCTCGCTGCTCGGCCCGACGCCGCTGTACGCGGCGCTGACCGGCGTACTGCTGTGGGCATCGAGCCTGCTCGCGGGCTGGGCCGACAACTGGTTCGTGCTGCACCGGGTCGGCGACGCGCTCACGTACAACCGCCGCCTGCGGCTCACGCTCGGCGTGGCCGGCGCCGCGAAGCTCGCGCACTTCTGCCGGTCGAACATCGCCGGCGTGGTCGCGAACGTCGGCCTCGGCCTGATGCTCGGCCTGATTCCGGCGATCGTCACCGTGTTCCTGTTCCCGTTCGAGGTGCGGCACGTGACGCTGTCGGCCGGCTCGATCGGGATCGCGCTCGGCGTGCTCGGCAAGAACGCGCTGAGCACACCCGAACTGTGGTGGGCAGGCGCCGGCGTGCTCAGCATGGCGATCCTCAACGTGCTCGTGAGTTTCGCGCTCGCGTTCACGATGGCCGTGCGCTCGCGCAGCCTGCGCCGGACCAAGGTGCGCGCGCTCGTCGGCGCGATCATCCGCACGGTGCTGTCGAAGCCGTCCGCGCTGTTCTGGCCGGCCGCCGGCCAGGCCGCGCGCGCTGGCCAGTCGGGCTCGCACTAACCTCCTCCGGCAGTGCGGCGGTACCCGGCCGGGTGCCGCCGCGCCTGCCTTCCCGGCCCGCATGCACGGCCAGCGCGCTGGCGGCGGCCCGCCAAGGGGCGCCAAAACACGCCGAAACGCACTCGAACCTGCCGATACGCGACGCAACGCCGGCCCCGGTCGCCCGCGCCGCGTACAATGGTGGACTTTTGCACGTCCTCACCCGCCTTTATGTCCTCGCCCACCCTGTACGAATTCTTCGCCCCCTGCCCGCGCGGCCTCGAAGCGGCGCTTGCCGCCGAGCTGGCCGAAATCGCCGGCCGCCACCTGAACGGCGCGCCGTTCACCGCGGGCGCGCAGGTGCCGGGCGGCGTCCATTTCAGCGGCGGCTGGGCCGCCGGCATGGCCGCGAACCTCCATTCGCGGATCGCGAGCCGGATTCTGCTGAAGATCGCGCACCGGGCGTACCGCAACGAGCAGGACGTCTATGCGCTCGCGCTCGAGCAGCCGTGGGAGCGCTGGTTCGCC
This genomic interval carries:
- a CDS encoding paraquat-inducible protein A, which codes for MQRNDLIACHECDALLHKPRLSGREIARCPRCDALLYRNSAAQIERICALALAALITFVIAQAFPILEMDVNGNRVQTTLIGAIDSLWRQDMAIVGVMVFCSTVLFPLIEMSALLYLLLPIRRGVVPPGFNLVLRAIELVRPWGMIEVFMLGILVTIVKMVSLARVVPEAALFAFAALTLMIAVVLMFDPRTLWDIADDLRAGRAPEQPDDAAPLPEAARR
- a CDS encoding paraquat-inducible protein A encodes the protein MTIPTAAREGYASCHMCGLVQTLDQPHAHCARCGAALHFRTPNSLMRTWALLLAAAILYIPANLLPIMRTASIVGSQEDTIMSGVIYFWISGDWPLAVVVFVASILVPMLKLGVLLILVISAQRRTAWRPLQRTRLFRIVERIGRWSMLDIFVVTLTVALVHFRSLAVITAGPGALAFGSVVILTMLASMQFDPRLIWDPVETSGNHHE
- a CDS encoding intermembrane transport protein PqiB — encoded protein: MNSPQGPQHDASRPPDPTISTKSGWLPSLVWLVPLIAALIGIGLVIKSVRERGPEITLSFHSAEGLEPGKTQVKYKDVEIGMVKTIKLSKDLSRVLVQVQLKKEAEDFAVKGSRFWIVRPRVGATGVSGLGTLLSGAYIGVDAGRSQDTLTEFTGLETPPAVTGDQKGTQYVLRGDSLGSVDIGSPVYYRRVQVGQVVGFSLDKDGTGVTFNVFVNAPYDQYVGVNSRWWQASGVDLRLDSSGLKLNTQSLATVILGGIAFQTPPNQGSGTTAPNNTTFRLSSDEGDAMRDPDGQPLQVVMNFNQSLRGLAVGATVDFRGIVLGEVTNIGIDFDPKTKNFLMPVTMNVYPERLGRRFRETIESKGEPARREIVERLVQHGLRGQLRTGNLLTSQLYVALDFFPKAPAAKIDTTRQPLELPTVPNTLDELQLQVADIAKKLDKVPFDQIGANLNSALSNADKLFKQLDTQVAPEARDTLSAAKQTFSTAEATLQQDSPLQSDVRGALKELTRTLQSLNALADYLERHPESLLKGKPGDQQ
- a CDS encoding PqiC family protein, whose translation is MTTRVNGFASGAAAAFAALALAACSSPPARFYTLSPADAAAPVRTAPANPAFLIEVPSVGVPEQIAKNQLVVQKNAAQVDVLEQERWASMPADEIRRALSDDLAAQLGTIDVANSAYPPGVPVYRVSMNVQRFESWPGKRAAIDAVWSVRAVGSQAVMTCRTSVAEPVADGYDALVAGHRRALDVIATQAAAGVRAMAARRGATAAAASAAGSKTAATPVVPCPANPTPGGNAGATGKSGA
- a CDS encoding site-specific recombinase, encoding MFRSLTTLIKKWRASRNAGHQLDALLAHADADASYAERSEWLIELAHWLRRNGTMQDAPADRDADARAYPAHARLRYLFHVLDRNPAWKSHAGRILRGVLRECDGISLLCDAGMPVHSGFFGALFERIDSSLIPPAPNRRELSALFTLMFPTPADAQWIDALPNDLLARLADLISFDVTEEERHEPGSFSRDLLAALHNLTCQISSTGLSQTVRNRLSDDDARKPLETQPFYRLTRAMLAVETAHAAVEDGGDPSKLLHEVNYLRVLLDECRIAVDEVFAHLYRNGVSVDIVFQVERMRMRILRAEMLLNAWMARDDLHGMAHLTAELIDANQNSQSVTHLVRSNFSLFARKLVETNADTGEHYISRGRAEYLKMLRMAAGGGLVTVVTVCVKFAITGAHLQSMLEGLLAGINYAASFMLMHFLHFTLATKQPAMTAPTLARELDDTGHEEGVKAFVSSVIALIRTQAAAISGNVLVVLPVCLLVQLFAGGVLHANLISPEKAHATLHSFSLLGPTPLYAALTGVLLWASSLLAGWADNWFVLHRVGDALTYNRRLRLTLGVAGAAKLAHFCRSNIAGVVANVGLGLMLGLIPAIVTVFLFPFEVRHVTLSAGSIGIALGVLGKNALSTPELWWAGAGVLSMAILNVLVSFALAFTMAVRSRSLRRTKVRALVGAIIRTVLSKPSALFWPAAGQAARAGQSGSH